GAAGATAAAAAAAGAGGGTGTTAGAGTCCCTCAGGCCCTAATTATTTACCTCTTCTTGGCATTGAACAATGGAtcgggtggtgggtgggggcagggttggggggggggagataaaaaaaaaaaaaaaaacacgaacaGGGAATCAACCTATCAATCTTTTCCTTCCATCTCCACTTTTTTCTTGGGTTTATATGTCTGGTCCTCTTGCAGATTTTGTGTGTGCCTATCACCATAATCTTTCTGCTCTGCATTTGGCCCAGTAACCAAACTAGGTGAGTGCTGGTTATTTGAAGAGGTTTGGTTCGAAATATGAttttgagagaaagagagtgaatgAAAAACTCAAGGCTCCATTTCCTAGGAGCCATGGACTGAGTGCTACAACGTTTTTTCCTGAACAACTCAGATTTTTAAGCTGAATTTATGGTCTCCTGTTCTTGGATATATGCTTCAAATGATTAGAAAGATAAACAGCTGGGTTAAGGATGGCCAAGGTAAGTGTTGTTCTGGTCATTTCTGTTAGATTTGTGGCAAGGATCCATAGCTCTAGCTTAACAAGCGGGCTTAAGTATGTGGACATTCTTGTTTTGAGAGTCTACTGCTACCACCCTTCTCTTGATCTCAAGTGAACAGCTCATGTTTATTCCCACCTGGGAAGTGAATACTTTTGTAATACAATTTTCAAAGGTTACACTTCATTTACAGTCATTACCatatattggctgtattccccatgtagtacaatatatccttgtagcctcTTACACacaatagtttgtacctcctaCTCCCCTACCACTATATTGCCCCTTACCCCTTCTCCCCCATGGTAATCACTAGTGAaatctctatatctgtgagctagcttttttgttatattcagtagCTTGttggtttttaagaaatattccacatataatttatatcatacagtatttgtctctatCTGGATTATTTCACCTAGTTTAACACCCTCcatttatgttgctgcaaatggcaaaatttcgaGGACCTAGTCTttacaaaattaactcaagagtAAATATTTTGGGAAATTACAAAGAAAGTGGCGATGAGACAATTCTGTcatgaaatattttgtttgtatttttcttagtgtatgtgtgtatgatgTGTGCCtttatgtgtgagagagagagcaaaaagGGGGTTTGTGTAAgattgtgcttagtctctcagttgtgtctgagtttttgtgaccccatggactgtagcctaccaagtgcttctgtccatggggattctccaggcaagaatcctggcatgggttgccatgcccttctccaggggatcttcccaacctgggagttgaacccatgtctcccacattgctggtggattctttactgtccgaacCACCAATGAAGCCCAAAACAAACACGACCATGATGCATTGGCTGgagatcaaaccggggtctcccacatgggAGGCAAGagttctaccactgaaccaccaatgcCCCTGTTGTGTAAGATTGAGTGTGGGTAAATATATGATGGTAAAATGTATGAAATAACGCAAGTATAGATCAAGGTATGCTTGAGATTTTAAGAactgcggggagctgcccgtgagaacggggtcctttgtccgaaggacacagctctgggagctgcctcagtccttgagggtttgcttgcaaacatagctctctgtcccgccaccccagagattaggcgcttatttactgcaggcacctggagttctgtgcaaacttctcacgcacagagaaatgttatctggtgtaagaaataataacagggagccattcccatgctctcaagatttcttgtgactgtttgtaagatgtataggctaaccaagaaaaaatgttaactgttttgtctctctcacgcttttctgtataaatatgagatgttgaataaagctggtgtcagactgcgtcccttcgtggtgacgtgtctgaacctctcgaccccatctttgtagtctcttgctttagtttctttcttagccccgccgtgcacgttctcgggacctgatcgactttgccggctggctccgGCAAAGAActaataagtgtgtgtgtatctaagAGTAAATGTCCTGGTGTCTATCCAATAGAACATGTATTTGCAAAGAAATAATTGTGCTTTAGGACAGAAATCTTGACCAAAATTATTATTAAGTCCAAAGCATTAGGATATTATACAACTGTATAGTTTAAAGAGTGCTGGAAAAAAGTAATTTTGGAGGAGCAAAGTTTAAATTTAAGGTTTACCTGTTTACCAGCATAGTGTGGGATTCAGGCAGTATTGGCTAAACTGAATTAGGTTTTTGAATAGCAAAAAAGTGTATGGACCTCACAAATAGAAGAACAACAGTCATCATGAAGttggaaaagaatgaataattgCTGGGGACAGAGATTGATATTCAGCAATGACAGAGGAAGCCAATATTAACTGCCAATGTCCATAACATCATGTGTACTATAATCCATCAATCCACAGAAAAATATGCCCTGTAAATTGGTAATTTGTAACAACAGTATACTGTGGATAAAAAGTGATTCATGTCAGTATGGAACACTGCTTGGAAAAGCTGTGTAAATCATCAGAGGCAACCAGAGTGAATAAGATAAACTCTTTAAGGGAATGACTGTATTTTCCAACATATATGAGACAACCTGGCTCCTGCTGCTACCTGCTATCTTCATAACAATCTTTCTTCATTACAAAAGTGTCTCACTTTGAATTATAATTAGACagccactttatttttggggctatATAATGAGCTGTTGGAAGTGAGAGTGACTCAAGTGAGCCTAACATTTATCACCCTCTGTCTTCAGGAACTGGGACTTGTGCCATCCTGGTCTGCCATGGTCCTTTTCAACCTGAGCAGTGACAACCCAGGACCCTTCATTCTGGTGGGGATCCCAGGCCTGGAGCAAGCCCATGTGTGGATTGGAATTCCCTTCTGTATCATCTATATTGTAGCCATTGTGGGAAACTGCATCCTTCTCCACCTAATCTTAGTGGAGCGTAGCCTTCACGAACCcatgttcttctttctctccatGCTGGCCAAGACTGACCTCACCTTGTCCACAGCTGGTATTCCTAAAACACTGAGTATCTTTTGGCTTGGGGCTCGAGAGATCACATTCCCAGGGTGCCTCACACAAATGTTCTTCCTCCACTACAGCTTCGTCCTAGATTCAGCCATCCTGATGGCCATGGCatttgaccgctatgtggccatctgctcTCCCTTGAGATACAACACTATCTTGACCCCCAAGACCATCATCAAGATTGTGGTGGGAATCTCCTTTCGTAGTTTCTGCATCATCCTGCCTGATGTATTCTTGCTCATACGACTGCCTTTCTGTAGGACACGCATCATACCGCACACATACTGTGAGCACATAGGTGTTGCCCGGCTTGCCTGTGCGGACATCTCCATCAACATCTGGTATggcttttgcattcccatcatgACAGTCATCTCAGATGTGATCCTCATTGCCGTTTCTTACACACTCATCCTCTGTGCTGTCTTCCGCCTCCCCTCCCAAGAAGCCCGCCAGAAGGCCCTGGGCACCTGTGGTTCCCATGTCTGTGTCATCCTCATGTTTTATACACCTGCCTTTTTCTCCATCCTTGCCCACCGCTTTGGACACAATGTCTCCCACACTTTCCACATCATGTTTGCCAACCTCTACATTGTTATCCCACCTGCACTCAACCCCATTGTTTATGGAATGAAGACCAAGCAGATCAGAGAGAAggtcatcattttcttttctatcaagGGTACATTATGGAAATGTTAGGAGACATTGGAAAAGTTAGGAGAAgtttttaacatatattaatgtgcaagaatttttttaaaaggcaaatgttATTTAAAGTAAGAATAGTCTACAAGTGATTTTGTGTTTTATGAATATGTCATGATTTATATGTAAGaaagatttttgtatattaaaatacTCCTTGATGACCTGATTATTTTTGGAATATGATACTGCACAGGATACAGTCTGGAAGAAGGAGGGGAAAACAGAGTGCTGAGTTAGtctaaatagaaaatatcaatagcaattcagaaattgaaattttcagttatggagagagaaaaatatgtgaaatcagacaaagacttgaaagaaaagagattaaaactgaaaatattaaattagaTTATTAGATGGatttaggaaattttaaataatatatattctaatTATTGTCTATGTTATGCTTATGTATTTCACTTTAAATGTCCAATCCTTAGACACCAAAAGCCTTCTAGTACAAGTCTGTTATAAATAATGAGTTCTATCAGCATTGCTATAATAGGAATAAGAGAATATACTTATCAATGCCATGGTTTTTGGGAAGGGAGAGTAGCTTTTAGGCTCCAAGATATACTGATAAAGTTAACTTCAGAGATAGTGCTCAGGAAAAATGACCCCCTACAATAGCTAGAGATCTGAGAAGAGGGCTGGACTTCCTACAACCTTCCTACAATACATAGGTGAGAACTCAAGCCAAtatgaaagtaaaacaaaacaaaaaaacaacaacattggCTGCAAGACGTGTGGAGTTCTTATCTACAGAGTCTATTTCCTTCATTAAAAGACTCAATTGCAAAATACATTTCTTCGGTGAGGTTTGGGGATGAAAATGGGAAAACTACAGTAAAGTAATACATTCAAGGTAAGATGCACCCAAATGTCATAAGCATTAGAATCGAGAAGATACATGTTATAATCAAAGAAAGATGTGGAGTTCTTTCAATATGTGTTTTTTGAAAATTGTCTATTCAACCGGGAATTGCCTATTTAGTACcgaatatattttaagttttgtcCTAAGCATTCAGGATTAATAATATGGAAGAGGCTCTGCTTTGCTTCTCTGGAGCTTATTTTCCAGGGAGAGTAACAAATAAGgagcaagaaaataaatgtgttacCTTCAAATAGTAATATAatcaatagaaaaacaaaaccaaatataatGATGGACTAAAACTTGATGAGAAAGACAATGGCAGAGAGAACAGCAGtacatgcaaaggccctggggctgaAAACAGCTTGACATGAGCTGAGGCCAAAAATAAGGTCTGTGTGGTCACAACAGAGTGAGGTGGGATAAGGCgtgagggattaggggcaggaccAGATCCTGGGGGACTGGAATCATCCAGACATCATttttagaagaggaaactgaaactcttaGAGTGAAATGACTTTTCCAAGGCACATGGCAAGGGAGTCATAAATGTGGAGCTAGAAAAGAATCTGCTAAGTCCTATTGATATTCCCACTGAACATAACATACCTTACTCATGTGAAAACAGACTCCAgaggaaggtaaaaaaaaaaattatctatgaGAATCAGAGgcagtttttattgtttttgtatgCTAAGCTATGTTCGACTTtttgagatcccgtggactgcagccctgccAGGTTCTTttgttcatgggacttcccaggcaagaatactggagtgggttgccattgccttctctcagggattgagccctggtctcctgcatcatcaggcagattctttaccacggagccgcCTGGAAAGCCCATTATTGTTTTTGTGAACTGTATTTATCTTCAATTAAGCCACAGTTGACTAAGTGAGTATTCTGTATTTTTGTGCCAGCTTGCTAAAAATGCTGTTGGATATCAAAAGAGATGAGCTCTTATTCTTCTGGTTATTTACATCTCACTGAGAACATGGATTTTTCCAagagatgatatttttaaaaatttactgatggaaaagtaaataaatagagaCTGAGCtgggataatttaaaaatacatacttctTTCATCCTGGTAGGAACTGGAATCTGTGGTTATTCACTGACATGCACGAATGGCTCCCTTGGAagcttaatgacccagaaaaaacaacaaaggaagtgactgtttccctttccttctccagccctctATCTTTGAGCTAGTTATCTATTATAACTTTTCTAGCCTTCTCAGGAGAGTTTCTTTATTTCTATGACTTTATGGCCTCTTTGCTGATAACTCTGTATCTTAGTTTTCATATGTAATCTTTCTGATGAATTTCAGTGCTTTCTTACCTCATAGGGTCAGTAccaatattaaaagcaaaatgtaAGTGAGTGTGCTTTGCAGATTGTAAACCATCATTCTAATGTTAGCTGTTCAATATTTCCACTAATTACCACTAACATTCTCATGTCAGACTCATCCTATTCAAACCCAAGCTCATCAGTGTAATGTAAAATCCTCCCCTTTACTGTTTATAAGAGGAGAAAACTGGTTAAACCCTGATTTGCTCTTCCTTTAAGTTTAAATTTACTGTCCTAGCTGCTAATGTCTCTTTCTGATGAGGTTGGTTATAAATATTCTATTCCATGTCAGACCATAAATGAAATTACATGTTTTGGTTTGgatgaaaaaagaataattatacAAAAATTATCAGGTGACTGTCTCACACATAAGTTGCCTTGTCCTGTATCCATTCCTTTCTGCAAATTCCCATCTCTTATATTAAAGATGTCtaaaactagcacaacattgtaagccAATAGAGGCATTAGTTATTTTATCTTCCTACACTCAGAATTTAGAACTGGACTCTACAAATTATTTAGTTGCTAGGCTatatttgactcttttgtgaccccatagactatagcccaccaaaactccctgtccatgggattttccaggcaagaatactggagtgagttaccatgccctcctccaggggatcttcctgacccagggatcaaacccacagtttctgcattggtaggcagattctttacaggaaGCCCACTCCACAAATAGTAAGAATTGATAAATGTGTTCCTGACACCTTTAATAACTTAGATTATTAAATTTACAAAtggtttatttcatattttcaataGAATTCACAAAGTCCATGTTATATGAAAGGAAATACATATAAACAGGGAGTAGAGACATTGA
Above is a genomic segment from Bos javanicus breed banteng chromosome 15, ARS-OSU_banteng_1.0, whole genome shotgun sequence containing:
- the LOC133261273 gene encoding olfactory receptor 52H1-like — encoded protein: MVLFNLSSDNPGPFILVGIPGLEQAHVWIGIPFCIIYIVAIVGNCILLHLILVERSLHEPMFFFLSMLAKTDLTLSTAGIPKTLSIFWLGAREITFPGCLTQMFFLHYSFVLDSAILMAMAFDRYVAICSPLRYNTILTPKTIIKIVVGISFRSFCIILPDVFLLIRLPFCRTRIIPHTYCEHIGVARLACADISINIWYGFCIPIMTVISDVILIAVSYTLILCAVFRLPSQEARQKALGTCGSHVCVILMFYTPAFFSILAHRFGHNVSHTFHIMFANLYIVIPPALNPIVYGMKTKQIREKVIIFFSIKGTLWKC